In Natranaerovirga hydrolytica, one DNA window encodes the following:
- a CDS encoding M18 family aminopeptidase: MELIKELSQFINKATSPFHTVIEVKKMLLDAGFIELDVNDNWAFDYGKKYFVSPYPSCLFAFTIPKTIDFNQGFKIISAHTDQPCFRIKPSPELTAEGYLKLNTEPYGGPILNTWLDRPLSIAGKVVLKSNAVMEPIEKYIDIKKPILIIPNMAIHMNREVNKGIELNRQIDLIPLAALIDDKLNAKDYFINYLGKTCDMDPKDILDFDLYVYNCDESKVIGMHDEFISAPRLDDLAMVHSATQAMIHAQPKQDINVMALLDHEEIGSKSKQGADSALFSIILERIAQGIQYDKMKFYKALTKSFNISADMAHAVHPNKSEKHDPTNRPTIGNGVVIKISGNQKYVTDSKSIGIFQQLCEAAKVPYQKFVNRSDERGGQTLGPITSSYVPIPTVDIGPPMLSMHSSRELMGVKDYIDCVKVFQKYYEIN; the protein is encoded by the coding sequence ATGGAATTAATAAAAGAGTTGAGCCAATTTATAAACAAAGCCACATCTCCATTTCATACAGTAATAGAAGTAAAAAAAATGCTATTAGACGCTGGGTTTATTGAATTAGATGTCAATGATAATTGGGCATTTGATTATGGTAAAAAATATTTTGTTTCACCGTATCCATCTTGTTTATTTGCTTTTACCATTCCAAAAACAATAGACTTTAACCAAGGATTTAAAATTATATCAGCTCACACAGACCAACCTTGTTTTAGAATAAAACCTTCACCAGAATTAACAGCAGAAGGGTATTTGAAATTAAATACAGAACCATATGGTGGACCAATCCTCAACACTTGGTTAGATCGTCCATTATCTATTGCAGGAAAAGTTGTCTTAAAAAGCAATGCAGTAATGGAACCAATAGAAAAGTATATAGACATTAAAAAGCCTATACTCATTATTCCTAATATGGCTATTCATATGAATCGAGAAGTCAATAAAGGCATAGAGCTGAATCGACAAATTGATTTAATACCATTAGCCGCTTTAATAGATGACAAGTTAAATGCTAAAGACTATTTTATCAATTATTTAGGAAAAACTTGCGATATGGATCCAAAAGATATTTTAGACTTTGACTTATACGTTTATAATTGCGATGAAAGTAAAGTGATTGGAATGCATGATGAATTTATATCCGCTCCAAGGCTAGATGATTTAGCAATGGTTCATAGTGCAACGCAAGCAATGATTCATGCACAGCCTAAGCAAGACATTAATGTTATGGCATTGCTAGATCATGAAGAAATTGGTAGTAAATCCAAACAAGGTGCAGATTCAGCATTATTCAGTATCATTCTTGAGAGAATTGCACAAGGCATTCAGTATGATAAAATGAAATTCTACAAAGCATTAACCAAATCATTTAATATATCAGCGGATATGGCACATGCCGTTCATCCCAATAAATCTGAAAAACATGACCCAACCAACCGACCAACCATTGGCAATGGGGTGGTTATAAAAATTAGTGGGAATCAAAAATACGTTACGGACAGTAAGTCCATAGGGATCTTTCAACAACTATGTGAAGCAGCAAAAGTACCCTATCAAAAATTTGTAAATCGCTCCGATGAAAGAGGGGGTCAGACACTGGGACCCATCACATCATCTTACGTGCCTATTCCCACAGTAGATATAGGACCACCCATGCTCTCTATGCATTCGTCAAGAGAGCTTATGGGCGTTAAAGATTATATAGATTGTGTTAAAGTATTTCAAAAGTATTACGAAATCAATTAA
- a CDS encoding DegV family protein, giving the protein MNYKILVDSCCDLPQDLRKESRFTIVPLTMEIDGEVIVDDETFDRQEYLRKMKKSLKTPKTACPSPEEYKRHFEGEEENIFVVTLSDKLSGSYNSAVLAKSLYEEEHSDKNIVIFNSFSASSGEVLIALKVDALAKAGESAESIESTVNAYIDEMSTYFVLESLDNLKKAGRLTNVQALVANVLNIKPVMGANNDGTIKKIDQARGVKKALKRMTEIIGEEKDKLNEKILVIAQCNCVERAKALKDDLLEKYTFKDIIIVETAGISTTYAYDGGIVVAV; this is encoded by the coding sequence ATGAATTATAAAATATTAGTAGACAGTTGTTGTGATTTACCACAAGACCTTAGAAAAGAATCAAGATTTACAATTGTACCGCTGACTATGGAAATAGACGGTGAAGTAATTGTAGATGACGAAACCTTTGATAGACAAGAGTATTTAAGAAAAATGAAAAAATCACTTAAAACACCAAAAACTGCTTGCCCATCTCCAGAAGAGTATAAAAGGCACTTTGAAGGTGAAGAAGAAAATATTTTTGTAGTGACTTTATCAGACAAATTAAGTGGCTCATACAACAGTGCTGTTTTAGCTAAAAGTTTGTATGAAGAAGAGCATAGTGATAAAAATATTGTAATTTTTAATTCTTTTTCTGCTTCGTCAGGTGAAGTACTCATCGCTTTAAAAGTAGATGCGTTAGCAAAAGCAGGTGAAAGTGCTGAATCAATAGAAAGCACAGTCAATGCTTATATAGACGAAATGAGTACGTACTTTGTATTAGAAAGTCTGGATAATTTAAAGAAAGCTGGAAGATTAACCAATGTCCAAGCTTTAGTAGCTAATGTGCTTAATATTAAGCCAGTAATGGGTGCCAATAATGATGGGACCATTAAAAAGATTGATCAAGCAAGAGGTGTTAAAAAGGCACTTAAGAGAATGACAGAAATTATTGGGGAAGAAAAAGACAAGTTAAATGAAAAAATATTGGTTATTGCACAATGTAATTGTGTCGAAAGAGCAAAAGCGCTAAAAGACGATTTGCTAGAGAAGTATACTTTTAAAGACATTATAATCGTAGAGACTGCTGGTATTAGTACAACATACGCTTATGACGGTGGTATTGTAGTAGCGGTATAA
- a CDS encoding ABC transporter permease → MNKNTPSLEQQNFIKAHQKKHVLINVYRIIIFFSFFGLWELCSAYRIIDPFIFSSPSRMIKTFYTMLMDGSIFYHTGITLFETLLSFFVGSFLGVVIAVVLWWNQTIAKVLEPYLVVLNSLPKTALAPILIVWLGNNMKSIIITALTVSIVVTILQVYNGFLNVEKDMIKLIYTFNGTKLDVLKKVVIPSNVPTIISTMKINIGLSLIGVIIGEFLSAKAGLGYLIVYGSQVFKLDWVMMSIIILSLLATGLYQFIVWIENKITKY, encoded by the coding sequence ATGAATAAAAACACTCCTTCTTTAGAACAACAGAATTTTATTAAAGCGCACCAGAAAAAACATGTGTTAATCAATGTTTATAGAATAATCATTTTCTTTTCATTTTTTGGTTTATGGGAGTTATGCTCTGCTTATAGAATAATCGATCCTTTTATTTTTAGTAGTCCCAGTCGAATGATTAAAACTTTTTATACTATGTTAATGGACGGTTCTATTTTTTATCATACAGGTATTACTTTATTTGAAACCCTATTAAGTTTCTTTGTAGGCAGTTTTTTAGGCGTTGTTATTGCTGTTGTATTGTGGTGGAATCAAACCATTGCTAAAGTTTTAGAACCTTACTTAGTGGTTTTAAATAGTCTTCCAAAAACAGCTTTGGCTCCTATTCTCATTGTTTGGTTAGGCAATAATATGAAATCCATTATTATTACGGCATTAACTGTTTCTATCGTGGTAACCATATTACAAGTTTATAATGGATTTTTAAATGTTGAAAAAGATATGATCAAGTTAATTTATACCTTTAACGGTACAAAACTAGATGTGTTGAAAAAAGTGGTTATACCCAGTAATGTCCCTACTATAATTAGTACTATGAAGATTAATATTGGACTTTCTTTAATTGGTGTCATCATTGGGGAATTTTTGTCTGCGAAAGCTGGATTAGGGTATTTAATCGTTTATGGTAGCCAAGTCTTTAAACTGGATTGGGTTATGATGAGCATTATTATACTATCCCTTTTAGCAACAGGTCTTTATCAATTCATTGTGTGGATTGAAAACAAGATCACCAAGTACTAA
- a CDS encoding ABC transporter ATP-binding protein translates to MASFVEIKDISYTYHSLSGETQALNNLNFGINKGEFVSIVGPSGCGKSTLLSIIAGLLTPSKGKVFINNTPIYKTSNDVGYMLQKDHLFSWRTVLENITLGLEIQKKCSQDNLDYIHSLLELYDLGDFKSHYPAQLSGGMRQRVALIRTLALKPELLLLDEPFSALDYQTRLSVSDDIGKIIAKENKTAILVTHDIAEAISMGHRVIILTKRPAVIKKIIDIHLSIPNRTPFTSRSAKEFSSYFNTIWKELNSDE, encoded by the coding sequence ATGGCTTCATTTGTTGAAATTAAAGATATATCTTACACTTATCATTCCTTATCTGGTGAAACCCAAGCATTAAATAACCTTAACTTTGGCATTAACAAAGGCGAATTTGTTAGTATCGTTGGACCTAGTGGTTGTGGAAAATCCACTTTACTATCTATTATAGCTGGTTTGCTTACACCATCAAAAGGTAAAGTTTTTATAAATAACACACCCATATATAAAACGTCTAATGATGTGGGATATATGCTTCAAAAAGATCATTTGTTTAGCTGGCGAACCGTATTAGAAAATATTACTTTGGGACTAGAGATCCAAAAAAAATGTTCACAAGATAACCTGGATTACATTCATTCTTTGTTAGAATTATATGACTTAGGAGATTTTAAATCCCATTACCCCGCTCAACTTTCAGGTGGCATGCGTCAAAGAGTTGCTTTAATTAGAACATTGGCATTAAAACCGGAGTTATTACTATTAGATGAACCTTTTTCTGCCTTAGATTATCAAACCAGACTATCTGTATCGGATGACATTGGTAAAATCATTGCCAAAGAAAACAAAACCGCTATATTGGTTACCCATGATATTGCAGAAGCCATCAGTATGGGTCATCGAGTCATTATTCTTACTAAAAGACCTGCTGTTATCAAAAAAATAATAGACATTCACTTGTCTATACCTAATCGAACACCTTTTACATCTAGAAGTGCAAAAGAATTTTCTAGTTACTTTAATACCATTTGGAAGGAGTTGAATAGTGATGAATAA